In the Deinococcus ficus genome, one interval contains:
- a CDS encoding DUF72 domain-containing protein, whose amino-acid sequence MRVYIGCAGYTNDDWAENGLIYAGVRKDEYLTAYAAHFDAVELNSSFYGIPGLKAFEGMARKSGNRVRFAVKLHKVFTHDRAPTDDDFDRMLQSPEPLRDAGVMGPYLAQFPYSFHRTAENRRYLARLTERFAGHELAVELRHGGWDRPEVRDGMRELGVIWVSPDYPPVGGMPEPQVHVTGDVGYLRLHGRNKGNWWDGQSASERHDYRYTRDEMDEWAEKIALVQGDLSELYVFFANTTKGHALHNIPMLRAALNARGIPVQAPDPLDAPEPRLL is encoded by the coding sequence ATGCGGGTCTACATCGGGTGTGCCGGGTACACGAACGACGACTGGGCCGAGAACGGCCTGATCTACGCCGGCGTGCGCAAGGACGAGTACCTCACGGCCTACGCCGCGCACTTCGACGCCGTGGAACTCAACAGCAGTTTCTACGGCATTCCCGGCCTGAAAGCCTTCGAGGGCATGGCCCGCAAGAGCGGGAACCGGGTGCGCTTCGCGGTGAAGCTGCACAAGGTCTTCACGCACGACCGCGCGCCCACCGACGACGACTTCGACCGCATGCTGCAGAGCCCCGAACCCCTGCGGGACGCCGGCGTGATGGGCCCCTACCTGGCGCAGTTCCCATACTCCTTTCACCGCACCGCCGAGAACCGCCGGTACCTGGCGCGCCTCACCGAGCGCTTCGCCGGGCACGAGCTCGCCGTGGAACTCCGGCACGGCGGCTGGGACCGCCCCGAGGTGCGGGACGGCATGCGTGAACTCGGCGTGATCTGGGTCAGCCCCGACTACCCCCCGGTGGGCGGGATGCCCGAACCGCAGGTGCACGTGACCGGGGACGTGGGCTACCTGCGCCTGCACGGCCGCAACAAGGGCAACTGGTGGGACGGCCAGAGCGCCAGCGAACGCCACGACTACCGCTACACCCGCGACGAGATGGACGAATGGGCCGAGAAGATCGCGCTGGTGCAGGGCGACCTGAGCGAACTGTACGTGTTCTTCGCCAACACCACCAAAGGACACGCGCTGCACAACATTCCCATGCTGCGCGCCGCCCTGAACGCCCGCGGCATTCCCGTCCAGGCGCCCGACCCGCTGGACGCCCCCGAACCCCGACTGCTGTGA
- a CDS encoding transglycosylase domain-containing protein translates to MTPASGRPAAKSTPQTRPAARTPEPGRGGCLAWFFRLLGWALFLAVLGVAGLWVMWGRDLPRASDLDVLEFSGQTRVYDRTGALVGTLTPSLSSGGSANLNLLKLGQISPWLQKAVVTSEDRRFFAHHGVDYIGIARGVLKGLLKNDLEGGSSITQQVVKNTLLADLEGARTPERKFKEAVLAYQVDRSFDKTKILNAYLNVIYWGDGGRSDIVGAGTAAHAYFAKNASELNLAESVYLATIIPAPNRRYKDFKAYRPLMRSLLDRMVEDGQVTKAEADAAWRTPIYPAGWRLGWNTDGTLRSAALENPGRIQSNIRLMESGMRERYLYRHYLQAVEKELLPLVGRKALYAGGKIYTGMNVQAQQAAEQASLNARNLPDGATLGIALVSPKDGEVLALVGQKLTGERPSDWNNAVQAKRQVGSSIKPLLYALALEKGWKQSDTILDAPITGTDYQPKNYDGRWTGRFVTMRYSLDHSLNLPTVRIAQELGVPVFEDKLRDLGFDVPKNLGLSLSIGTLEASPLQMAAAYATFVNGGLYHQPTLVRRFDNAKGEAVYKRAAPESRRVWDAQTAWLGLDMLRGVVNDLSEAQGGLATRARIPGWEVGGKTGTTNDIKDLWFAGVTPTMAGAVWVGKQEGGVMPAWAYSGTVPTPIWQAAMAGALSGVTPTRFVEPDGITYRVVRQVSMAFRTAEADQGPVQHDGRTRREQARTPTPPTPAPQPEPEPEIIREPEPAVIAEPTPEVSEIPALPPEEVPTEPVVTEPAPDPAAPAEIAPPEPLPTPEPAPEPELVPEDETTGDVTFTPEDPGLDSLPPLDEAAPGQ, encoded by the coding sequence ATGACGCCCGCCTCCGGGAGACCCGCCGCGAAATCCACCCCACAGACCCGCCCCGCCGCCCGCACGCCGGAGCCCGGGCGGGGCGGCTGCCTGGCGTGGTTCTTCCGCCTGCTGGGCTGGGCGCTGTTCCTGGCCGTGCTGGGCGTGGCCGGGTTGTGGGTCATGTGGGGCCGGGACCTGCCGCGCGCCTCGGACCTGGACGTGCTGGAGTTCAGCGGCCAGACCCGGGTGTACGACCGCACGGGCGCGCTGGTGGGCACGCTGACGCCCAGCCTGAGCAGCGGCGGCAGCGCGAACCTGAACCTGCTGAAACTCGGGCAGATCAGCCCCTGGCTGCAGAAGGCCGTGGTGACCAGCGAGGACCGTCGGTTCTTCGCGCATCACGGCGTGGACTACATCGGCATCGCGCGCGGGGTGCTCAAGGGCCTGCTGAAAAACGACCTGGAGGGCGGCAGCTCAATCACGCAGCAGGTCGTGAAGAACACCCTGCTGGCCGACCTGGAAGGCGCCCGCACCCCGGAGCGCAAGTTCAAGGAGGCGGTGCTCGCCTACCAGGTGGACCGCAGCTTCGACAAGACCAAGATCCTCAACGCCTACCTGAACGTCATCTACTGGGGCGATGGGGGCCGCTCGGACATCGTGGGGGCGGGCACGGCCGCGCACGCCTACTTCGCGAAGAACGCCTCGGAACTGAACCTCGCCGAGAGCGTGTACCTCGCCACGATCATCCCCGCGCCGAACCGCCGCTACAAGGACTTCAAAGCGTACCGCCCGCTGATGCGCAGCCTGCTTGACCGAATGGTCGAGGACGGGCAGGTCACGAAGGCCGAGGCGGACGCCGCGTGGCGCACCCCCATCTACCCGGCCGGGTGGCGCCTGGGCTGGAACACGGACGGCACGCTGCGCAGCGCCGCCCTGGAAAACCCGGGCCGCATCCAGTCGAACATCCGCCTGATGGAGTCCGGCATGCGGGAGCGCTACCTGTACCGCCACTACCTTCAGGCGGTGGAGAAAGAACTGCTGCCGCTGGTGGGCCGCAAGGCGCTGTACGCCGGCGGGAAGATCTACACCGGCATGAACGTGCAGGCGCAGCAGGCGGCCGAGCAGGCCAGCCTGAACGCCCGCAACCTGCCGGACGGCGCCACGCTGGGCATCGCGCTGGTCAGCCCCAAGGACGGCGAGGTGCTGGCGCTGGTCGGGCAGAAACTCACCGGGGAGCGGCCCAGCGACTGGAACAACGCCGTGCAGGCCAAGCGGCAGGTGGGCAGCAGCATCAAGCCGCTGCTGTACGCCCTGGCGCTGGAAAAAGGCTGGAAGCAGAGCGACACCATCCTCGACGCGCCGATCACCGGCACGGACTACCAGCCGAAAAACTACGACGGCCGCTGGACCGGCCGCTTCGTGACCATGCGCTACTCGCTGGACCACAGCCTGAACCTGCCCACCGTGCGCATCGCGCAGGAACTCGGCGTGCCCGTCTTCGAGGACAAACTCCGCGACCTGGGCTTCGACGTGCCCAAGAACCTGGGGCTCTCGCTGAGCATCGGCACGCTGGAAGCCAGCCCGCTGCAGATGGCCGCCGCGTACGCCACCTTCGTGAACGGCGGCCTGTACCACCAGCCCACGCTGGTCCGGCGGTTCGACAACGCCAAGGGCGAGGCCGTGTACAAACGCGCCGCGCCTGAATCCCGCCGCGTGTGGGACGCGCAGACCGCGTGGCTGGGCCTGGACATGCTGCGCGGCGTGGTGAACGACCTGTCCGAAGCGCAGGGCGGGCTCGCCACCCGCGCGCGCATTCCCGGCTGGGAGGTCGGCGGGAAGACCGGCACCACCAACGACATCAAGGACCTGTGGTTCGCCGGCGTGACGCCCACCATGGCGGGCGCCGTGTGGGTCGGGAAGCAGGAGGGCGGCGTGATGCCCGCCTGGGCGTACAGCGGCACCGTGCCCACGCCCATCTGGCAGGCGGCCATGGCGGGCGCATTGAGCGGCGTGACCCCCACCCGCTTCGTGGAACCGGACGGCATCACGTACCGCGTGGTGCGGCAGGTCAGCATGGCCTTCCGCACCGCCGAGGCCGACCAGGGCCCCGTGCAGCATGACGGCCGCACGCGCCGCGAACAGGCCCGCACGCCCACCCCGCCCACCCCGGCGCCGCAGCCAGAGCCGGAACCCGAGATCATCCGCGAACCGGAACCGGCCGTGATCGCCGAGCCGACCCCCGAGGTCAGCGAGATTCCCGCCCTGCCGCCCGAGGAGGTGCCCACCGAGCCGGTCGTGACCGAGCCGGCGCCGGACCCGGCCGCGCCTGCCGAGATCGCGCCGCCCGAGCCGCTGCCCACGCCTGAACCCGCCCCCGAGCCGGAACTCGTTCCGGAAGACGAGACCACCGGGGACGTCACGTTCACGCCCGAAGACCCCGGCCTGGACAGCCTGCCGCCGCTGGACGAAGCCGCGCCGGGACAGTAA
- a CDS encoding energy-coupling factor transporter transmembrane component T family protein has translation MTARGQAAGLLGLYVPRPSPLHALKPGPKLLALLLAGAGVFALRSPGPLLLVLAAVVGLYSVARLGGRVLWGQLRPTLALLAFFFAVQALTVNVDSGVVTVLRFAVMILLASLLTLTTRTSDLLATLERALQPLQRVGVNPEKVSLAVSLTLRFIPVVIGIVAEVRDAQRARGLDGSVLALAVPVIIRTLRMADDIADAIDARS, from the coding sequence GTGACGGCCCGCGGGCAGGCGGCCGGCCTGCTGGGCCTGTACGTGCCGCGCCCCTCCCCGCTGCACGCCCTGAAGCCCGGCCCGAAACTGCTGGCGCTGCTGCTGGCCGGCGCCGGCGTGTTCGCACTGCGCAGCCCGGGGCCGCTGCTGCTCGTCCTGGCGGCCGTGGTCGGCTTGTACAGCGTCGCCCGGCTGGGCGGCCGGGTCCTGTGGGGCCAGCTGCGGCCCACGCTGGCCCTGCTGGCCTTCTTCTTCGCGGTGCAGGCCCTGACCGTGAACGTGGACAGCGGCGTGGTCACCGTCCTGCGCTTCGCCGTGATGATCCTGCTCGCCTCTCTGCTCACGCTCACCACCCGCACCAGCGACCTGCTCGCCACCCTGGAACGCGCCCTGCAGCCCCTGCAGCGCGTGGGCGTGAACCCGGAGAAGGTCAGCCTCGCCGTGTCCCTCACGCTGAGATTCATTCCCGTGGTGATCGGCATCGTTGCCGAGGTCCGTGACGCGCAGCGCGCCCGCGGTCTGGACGGCAGCGTCCTGGCGCTGGCCGTGCCCGTCATCATCCGCACCCTGCGCATGGCCGACGACATCGCCGACGCCATCGACGCCCGCTCCTGA
- a CDS encoding response regulator gives MTAPTILLVDDNPNDVELALDALDACGIREGIAVAPGGTEAVALLRGGIRPDLILLDLKMPNMDGLAVLDAVRSDPRTRMIPVVMLTTSGEERDIADCYRHGATAYVIKPLDFTQFRATVRTITDFWANLNRRPT, from the coding sequence TTGACCGCACCCACCATCCTCTTGGTTGACGACAACCCAAACGATGTGGAACTGGCCCTGGACGCCCTGGACGCCTGCGGCATCCGCGAGGGCATCGCGGTCGCGCCCGGCGGCACCGAAGCGGTCGCGCTGCTGCGCGGCGGCATCAGACCCGACCTGATCCTGCTGGACCTGAAGATGCCGAACATGGACGGTCTGGCGGTGCTGGACGCCGTGCGCAGTGACCCCCGCACCCGCATGATCCCGGTCGTGATGCTCACCACCAGCGGCGAGGAACGCGACATCGCCGACTGCTACCGGCACGGCGCGACCGCGTACGTGATCAAACCGCTGGACTTCACGCAGTTCCGCGCGACGGTGCGCACCATCACGGACTTCTGGGCGAACCTGAACCGCCGCCCCACCTGA
- a CDS encoding energy-coupling factor ABC transporter ATP-binding protein — protein sequence MISLENVTFGYDGRAPLLQDLTVTLGERRIGVIGSNGSGKSTFARLLNGLLTPTAGRVTVDGLDTRTHGRDVRRRVGFVFQNPDSQIVFPIVEEDLAFGLKPLKLAPAEQEARITEVLARYDLQAYRQHPSHALSGGQKQLLALSGVLVMRPEYLILDEPTTLLDLRNRTRVARAIRDLPQTVIAVTHDLDLLHDFDRVLVFDGGQLILDAAPPEALAHYRALMTGEGGTA from the coding sequence GTGATCTCCCTGGAGAACGTCACCTTCGGGTACGACGGCCGCGCCCCGCTGCTGCAAGACCTGACCGTCACCCTGGGCGAGCGGCGCATCGGGGTGATCGGCAGCAACGGCAGCGGCAAGAGCACCTTCGCCCGGCTCCTGAACGGCCTCCTCACGCCCACCGCCGGCCGCGTCACCGTGGACGGCCTGGACACCCGCACGCACGGCCGGGACGTGCGCCGCCGCGTGGGCTTCGTGTTCCAGAACCCGGACAGCCAGATCGTGTTTCCCATCGTGGAGGAGGACCTCGCGTTCGGGCTCAAGCCCCTGAAGCTCGCGCCGGCCGAGCAGGAGGCCCGCATCACGGAGGTGCTGGCCCGCTACGACCTGCAGGCGTACCGGCAGCACCCCAGCCACGCGCTCAGCGGCGGGCAGAAACAGCTGCTGGCGCTGTCCGGCGTGCTGGTCATGCGCCCCGAGTACCTGATCCTGGACGAACCCACCACCCTGCTGGACCTGCGCAACCGCACCCGCGTCGCGCGCGCCATCCGGGACCTCCCGCAGACCGTGATCGCCGTGACGCACGACCTGGATCTCCTGCACGACTTCGACCGGGTGCTGGTGTTCGACGGCGGGCAACTGATCCTGGACGCCGCCCCGCCCGAGGCGCTGGCCCACTACCGGGCCCTGATGACCGGAGAGGGCGGGACCGCGTGA
- the recR gene encoding recombination mediator RecR has translation MKYPPSLVALIRELSRLPGIGPKSAQRLAFHLFEQPREDIERLASALLEAKRDLHSCSVCFNITDSQKCDVCSDPSRDQNVICVVEEPGDVIAIERSGEYRGLYHVLHGVLSPMNGVGPDRLHIKPLLPRVQEGMEVILATGTTVEGDATALYLQRLLEPLGADVSRIAYGIPAGGTLEYTDEVTLGRALTGRQRITRN, from the coding sequence ATGAAGTACCCGCCCTCGCTGGTCGCCCTGATCCGGGAACTGTCGCGCCTGCCCGGCATCGGCCCGAAAAGCGCGCAGCGCCTCGCCTTCCACCTGTTCGAGCAGCCCCGCGAGGACATCGAGCGCCTCGCGTCGGCGCTGCTGGAAGCCAAACGGGACCTGCACAGTTGCTCGGTGTGCTTCAACATCACCGACAGCCAGAAATGCGACGTGTGCAGTGACCCCAGCCGCGACCAGAACGTGATCTGCGTCGTGGAGGAACCCGGGGACGTGATCGCCATCGAACGCAGCGGCGAGTACCGCGGGCTGTACCACGTGCTGCACGGCGTGCTGAGCCCCATGAACGGCGTGGGCCCCGACCGGCTGCACATCAAGCCGCTGCTGCCGCGCGTGCAGGAGGGCATGGAGGTGATCCTCGCGACCGGCACCACCGTCGAGGGGGACGCCACCGCGCTGTACCTGCAGCGTCTGCTGGAGCCGCTGGGCGCGGACGTGAGCCGCATCGCGTACGGCATCCCGGCCGGCGGCACGCTGGAGTACACCGACGAGGTGACCCTGGGCCGCGCCCTGACCGGCCGGCAGCGCATCACCCGCAACTGA
- a CDS encoding quinone-dependent dihydroorotate dehydrogenase, whose amino-acid sequence MYRRLVRPALFRLDAEDAHHLTLRALEHASVLPGWPRLLRRVTAPADPRLTQTLWGRTFPGPVGLAAGLDKNGVAVPAFTALGFGFLEVGTVTPRPQPGNDRPRLFRLPPDEALINRMGFNNEGKYALLSRLAAVPHRAAPVWVNIGKNKDTPNEAAVQDYLRCVTGLYDVADGFVVNVSSPNTPGLRALQAAGDLATLVRAVVNEVDAQRVRTARRAPPVLVKLAPDLHPADFEASVNAVLEAGADGLIISNTTLSRDGLTHPRRSEAGGLSGRPLTERSTRLVRDAYRLTGGRVPIVGVGGIFTPEDAYAKIRAGASLVEVYSALIYEGPGLPGRLNRGLSALLARDGLRTVADAVGVDA is encoded by the coding sequence CTGTACCGCCGCCTGGTCCGCCCGGCCCTGTTCCGCCTGGACGCCGAGGACGCCCACCACCTGACCCTGCGGGCCCTGGAACACGCCTCCGTGCTACCCGGGTGGCCGCGCCTGCTGCGCCGCGTGACGGCTCCGGCCGACCCGCGCCTCACGCAGACGCTGTGGGGCCGCACGTTCCCCGGCCCGGTGGGGCTGGCGGCCGGCCTGGACAAGAACGGCGTGGCCGTTCCGGCCTTCACGGCGCTGGGCTTCGGGTTTCTGGAGGTGGGCACGGTCACGCCCCGGCCGCAGCCCGGCAACGACCGGCCCCGGCTCTTCCGACTGCCGCCGGACGAGGCGCTGATCAACCGCATGGGCTTCAACAACGAGGGGAAGTACGCGCTGCTGTCGCGCCTGGCGGCCGTGCCGCACCGGGCCGCACCGGTGTGGGTGAACATCGGGAAGAACAAGGACACGCCGAACGAGGCCGCCGTGCAGGACTACCTGCGCTGCGTGACCGGCCTGTACGACGTGGCTGACGGCTTTGTGGTCAACGTGAGCAGCCCGAACACGCCGGGGCTGCGGGCTTTGCAGGCCGCCGGTGACCTCGCGACGCTCGTGCGGGCGGTCGTGAATGAGGTGGACGCGCAGCGGGTCCGCACCGCGCGCCGCGCGCCGCCGGTGCTGGTGAAACTCGCCCCGGACCTGCACCCGGCCGATTTCGAGGCGAGCGTGAACGCCGTGCTGGAGGCCGGCGCGGACGGGCTGATCATCAGCAACACCACCCTGAGCCGGGATGGCCTGACCCACCCGCGCCGCAGCGAGGCGGGCGGCCTGAGCGGGCGCCCCCTGACCGAGCGCTCCACGCGGCTGGTCCGGGACGCGTACCGGCTGACCGGGGGCCGCGTGCCGATCGTGGGGGTGGGCGGCATCTTCACGCCCGAGGACGCCTACGCGAAGATCCGGGCGGGCGCGTCGCTGGTCGAGGTGTACAGCGCCCTGATCTACGAGGGGCCGGGCCTGCCGGGCCGGCTGAACCGCGGGCTGTCGGCGCTGCTGGCCCGCGACGGCCTGCGCACGGTGGCGGACGCGGTGGGCGTGGACGCCTGA
- a CDS encoding YbaB/EbfC family nucleoid-associated protein — protein MDMKKLMKQMQQAQVAASKIQEELAAKTVEGSASGLVTVTMNGHGKVMGLKIKPEAVDADDVEALEDLLLVALQDATAKAEDLQQDATRGLGIPGF, from the coding sequence ATGGACATGAAGAAACTGATGAAGCAGATGCAGCAGGCGCAGGTGGCCGCCTCGAAAATCCAGGAGGAACTGGCCGCGAAAACCGTGGAAGGCAGCGCCAGCGGTCTGGTCACCGTGACCATGAACGGGCACGGCAAGGTGATGGGCCTGAAGATCAAGCCCGAGGCCGTGGACGCCGACGACGTGGAAGCCCTGGAGGACCTGCTGCTGGTGGCGTTGCAGGACGCCACCGCCAAGGCCGAGGACCTGCAGCAGGACGCCACGCGCGGCCTGGGCATCCCCGGATTCTGA
- a CDS encoding RrF2 family transcriptional regulator, translating into MWVSTKAQYGLRALIEIGRRPDGAVPLKDVAERQGISQHYLEQIASNLRRAGFIKSIRGAHGGYRLARPARDINAYDVVTAMEGSIAPVSCVEDNHVCDQQNVCGTQHLWQRVDTALRDVLGGTTLADLIEESDRMEHARLVQLEPMFTRA; encoded by the coding sequence ATGTGGGTCTCGACGAAAGCTCAGTACGGCCTGCGGGCGCTGATCGAAATCGGCCGCCGCCCGGACGGGGCCGTTCCCCTCAAGGATGTCGCCGAGCGCCAGGGCATCAGCCAGCACTACCTGGAACAGATCGCCAGCAACCTGCGCCGCGCCGGGTTCATCAAGAGCATCCGGGGCGCGCACGGCGGCTACCGCCTCGCCCGGCCCGCGCGGGACATCAACGCCTACGACGTCGTGACCGCCATGGAAGGCAGCATCGCCCCGGTGTCCTGCGTGGAGGACAACCACGTCTGCGACCAGCAGAACGTGTGCGGCACCCAGCACCTCTGGCAGCGGGTGGACACCGCGCTGCGGGACGTCCTGGGCGGCACCACGCTTGCCGACCTGATCGAGGAAAGCGACCGCATGGAACACGCCCGGCTGGTGCAGCTGGAACCCATGTTCACCCGCGCCTGA
- the era gene encoding GTPase Era, with protein MTDPTPQPDQTEAQTHSGFVAIVGKPNVGKSTLLNSFLGTKVAPTSPRPQTTRRDVRGIYTTDTHQIVFVDTPGVHKPKDALGKYMNHEVQSALADVDAIVWVVDLRHPPTDEDRLVANQIRDLPKPLFLVGNKTDAAKYPDEAMKLYGALLEGRESESSETMLSAQNNPGAVGTLREQILDALPENPFFYPRGAASDQTREMWAAEIIREEAMKKLRDELPYAVATRVNRWTERDDGLQRIEGEIVVEKNAHKGMVIGSGGKQLREIGQAARKQLEVFLSKKVYLGLEVIVIPGWREDEEALRELGYE; from the coding sequence ATGACGGACCCCACCCCCCAGCCCGACCAGACCGAAGCGCAGACCCACAGCGGGTTTGTCGCCATCGTCGGCAAGCCGAACGTCGGCAAGAGCACCCTCCTGAACAGCTTCCTGGGCACCAAGGTCGCGCCCACCAGCCCCCGCCCCCAGACCACCCGCCGCGACGTGCGCGGCATCTACACCACCGACACGCACCAGATCGTTTTCGTGGACACCCCCGGCGTGCACAAACCCAAGGACGCCCTCGGCAAGTACATGAACCACGAGGTCCAGAGCGCCCTGGCCGACGTGGACGCCATCGTCTGGGTGGTGGACCTGCGCCACCCCCCCACGGACGAGGACCGCCTGGTCGCCAACCAGATCCGCGACCTGCCCAAACCCCTGTTCCTGGTCGGCAACAAGACCGACGCCGCCAAGTACCCGGACGAGGCCATGAAACTCTACGGCGCCCTGCTGGAAGGCCGCGAGTCGGAGAGCAGCGAGACCATGCTCTCCGCGCAGAACAACCCGGGCGCCGTGGGCACCCTGCGCGAACAGATCCTGGACGCCCTGCCGGAAAACCCCTTCTTCTACCCGCGCGGCGCCGCCAGCGACCAGACCCGCGAGATGTGGGCGGCCGAGATCATCCGCGAGGAAGCCATGAAAAAACTCCGCGACGAGCTGCCCTACGCCGTCGCCACCCGCGTGAACCGCTGGACGGAACGCGACGACGGCCTCCAGCGCATCGAGGGCGAGATCGTCGTGGAGAAAAACGCCCACAAGGGCATGGTCATCGGCAGTGGCGGCAAGCAGCTGCGCGAGATCGGGCAGGCCGCCCGCAAGCAGCTGGAAGTGTTCCTGAGCAAGAAGGTGTACCTGGGCCTGGAGGTCATCGTGATCCCCGGCTGGCGCGAGGACGAGGAAGCGCTGCGGGAACTCGGGTACGAATAA
- a CDS encoding YIP1 family protein has product MTKTTTQVQATVSDMFGQSTAVLAQPSPHTFERFERRGGTTQAFIYVALAALVSAVIAAIFAPFHSDVTVVGQFLTRLITIPLQFLIFTGAVYLIGKNLFRGSGTYAEVAYSFALFFVPLSILATLIGIIPILGWLVSFVISLAMAYFGYLAVQSSMNLRDQGSAIITLLLAAVANFLVGGVIGTIMLGIFSLGR; this is encoded by the coding sequence ATGACGAAGACCACCACGCAGGTCCAGGCCACGGTCAGCGACATGTTCGGCCAGAGCACGGCCGTGCTGGCGCAGCCCAGCCCCCACACCTTCGAACGCTTCGAACGCCGCGGCGGGACCACGCAGGCCTTCATCTACGTGGCGCTGGCCGCGCTGGTGTCCGCCGTGATCGCCGCGATCTTCGCGCCGTTCCACTCGGACGTCACCGTGGTCGGGCAGTTCCTCACGCGCCTGATCACCATCCCGCTGCAGTTCCTGATCTTCACGGGCGCCGTGTACCTGATCGGCAAGAACCTCTTCCGCGGCAGCGGGACCTACGCCGAGGTCGCCTACTCCTTCGCGCTGTTCTTCGTGCCGCTCAGCATCCTGGCCACCCTGATCGGGATCATCCCCATCCTCGGCTGGCTGGTCAGCTTCGTGATCTCGCTGGCCATGGCGTACTTCGGGTACCTGGCCGTGCAGTCCAGCATGAACCTGCGCGACCAGGGCAGCGCCATCATCACGCTGCTGCTCGCCGCCGTGGCGAACTTCCTGGTGGGCGGCGTGATCGGCACCATCATGCTGGGGATCTTCAGCCTCGGCCGCTGA
- a CDS encoding biotin transporter BioY: MNTARTAPLTTRDIVYIALFAAIMAALAVIPPINLATGVPITSQTLGVGLAGAILGARRGGLAMLLFLLLVALGLPLLVGGRGGAGVFAGPTGGFLVAWPVAAYLIGLLTERYWQRLTVPVAFGIIFLTSVVVMYSIGNAWLSYSANMPFLKALLASGPFLPGDALKALIAAFAAVTVKRANPIIRPAPVAAAR, from the coding sequence GTGAACACCGCCCGCACCGCCCCCCTGACCACCCGGGACATCGTGTACATCGCGCTCTTCGCGGCCATCATGGCGGCCCTGGCCGTCATCCCGCCCATCAACCTCGCCACCGGCGTGCCCATCACCTCCCAGACCCTGGGCGTGGGCCTGGCCGGCGCGATCCTGGGCGCGCGGCGCGGCGGGCTGGCCATGCTGCTGTTCCTGCTGCTCGTCGCCCTGGGCCTGCCCCTGCTGGTCGGCGGGCGCGGCGGCGCGGGCGTGTTCGCCGGCCCCACCGGCGGCTTCCTGGTCGCGTGGCCCGTCGCGGCGTACCTGATCGGCCTGCTCACCGAACGCTACTGGCAGCGCCTGACCGTCCCGGTCGCCTTCGGGATCATCTTCCTGACCAGCGTGGTCGTGATGTACAGCATCGGGAACGCGTGGCTCAGCTACAGCGCGAACATGCCCTTCCTCAAGGCGCTGCTCGCCTCGGGCCCCTTCCTGCCCGGCGACGCCCTGAAGGCCCTGATCGCCGCGTTCGCCGCCGTGACCGTCAAGCGCGCCAACCCGATCATCCGCCCCGCGCCCGTCGCCGCCGCCCGGTGA
- the ttcA gene encoding tRNA 2-thiocytidine(32) synthetase TtcA: protein MSDPAASAPDLSRLFQPIVKGVGQAIGDYRMIENGDRVMVCLSGGKDSYTLLDVLLHLQKKAPVDFEVVAVNLDQGQPGFPKDVLPRYLTALGVRHDILTEDTYSVVKEKTPEGKTTCALCSRLRRGILYRHAREIGATKIALGHHRDDILETLFMNLFFGARLKAMPPKLQSDDGANVVIRPLAYVPETQVIRYAQARAFPIIPCNLCGSQENLQRKVVGEMLEGWEREHPGRLNNILRALTRVTPSHLLDRDLFDFTSLSVTPAEGDTAFDHESYPDREFLADLGEMPMLG from the coding sequence ATGAGTGACCCTGCCGCGTCCGCCCCAGACCTCAGCCGCCTCTTCCAGCCCATCGTGAAGGGCGTGGGGCAGGCCATCGGGGACTACCGCATGATCGAGAACGGCGACCGGGTCATGGTCTGCCTCTCCGGCGGGAAGGACAGTTACACGCTGCTGGACGTGCTGCTGCACCTGCAGAAGAAGGCCCCGGTGGACTTCGAGGTGGTGGCCGTGAACCTCGACCAGGGCCAGCCGGGCTTCCCGAAGGACGTCCTGCCCCGCTACCTCACGGCCCTGGGCGTGCGGCACGACATCCTGACGGAGGACACCTACAGCGTCGTGAAGGAGAAGACGCCCGAGGGCAAGACCACCTGCGCGCTGTGCAGCCGCCTGCGGCGCGGCATCCTGTACCGCCACGCCCGCGAGATCGGCGCGACGAAGATCGCGCTCGGCCACCACCGCGACGACATCCTGGAAACGCTGTTCATGAACCTGTTCTTCGGCGCGCGCCTCAAGGCCATGCCCCCCAAACTCCAGTCGGACGACGGCGCGAACGTGGTGATCCGCCCGCTGGCGTACGTGCCCGAAACGCAGGTGATCCGCTACGCCCAGGCCCGCGCGTTCCCGATCATTCCGTGCAACCTGTGCGGCAGCCAGGAGAACCTTCAGCGTAAGGTGGTGGGCGAGATGCTCGAAGGCTGGGAGCGGGAGCACCCGGGCCGCCTGAACAACATCCTGCGCGCCCTGACCCGCGTGACCCCCAGCCACCTGCTGGACCGCGACCTGTTCGACTTCACCAGTCTGTCCGTCACGCCCGCCGAGGGCGACACCGCCTTCGACCACGAGAGTTACCCGGACCGGGAATTCCTGGCGGACCTGGGTGAGATGCCCATGCTCGGCTGA